The following proteins come from a genomic window of Pseudomonas cichorii:
- a CDS encoding ammonium transporter, translated as MTLRQFAGLGALLSLVTPGLAMAADEVAAPVLNSGDTAWMLTATALVLFMTIPGLALFYGGMVRSKNILSVMMQCFAITGLISILWVVYGYSLAFDTTGMEAGVVNFNSFFGGLGKAFLAGITPSSITGSAALFPEAVFVTFQMTFAIITPALIVGAFAERMKFSAMLIFMAIWFTLVYAPIAHMVWGGVGGLMWDWGVLDFAGGTVVHINAGVAGLVACLVLGKRKGFPTTPMAPHNLGYTLIGAAMLWIGWFGFNAGSAAAANGTAGMAMLVTQIATAAAALGWMFAEWLTHGKPSALGIASGVVAGLVAITPAAGTAGPMGALIIGLASGVICFFCATSLKRKLGYDDSLDAFGVHGVGGIVGAILTGVFAAPALGGFGTVTDIGAQVWIQFKGVAFTVIYTAIVTYIILKVLDVVIGLRVTDEEESVGLDLAQHNERGYNL; from the coding sequence ATGACTCTGCGTCAATTCGCAGGGCTAGGAGCCCTGTTGTCCCTCGTAACCCCTGGCCTGGCCATGGCGGCGGACGAAGTGGCAGCCCCTGTTCTCAACTCAGGTGACACCGCCTGGATGCTGACAGCCACCGCGCTGGTGCTGTTCATGACCATCCCCGGTCTTGCCCTGTTCTACGGCGGCATGGTCCGCTCTAAAAACATTCTTTCCGTGATGATGCAGTGCTTCGCCATTACCGGTCTGATCAGCATCCTGTGGGTCGTCTACGGCTACAGCCTTGCTTTCGACACCACGGGCATGGAAGCTGGCGTCGTCAACTTCAACTCCTTCTTCGGCGGTCTGGGCAAGGCGTTTCTGGCGGGTATCACGCCTTCGAGCATCACCGGTTCTGCGGCCTTGTTCCCTGAAGCAGTGTTCGTCACCTTCCAGATGACTTTCGCCATCATCACTCCAGCCCTGATCGTCGGTGCTTTCGCAGAACGCATGAAGTTCTCCGCGATGCTGATCTTCATGGCTATCTGGTTCACTCTGGTCTACGCGCCAATCGCCCACATGGTCTGGGGCGGCGTCGGTGGCCTGATGTGGGACTGGGGCGTTCTGGACTTCGCTGGCGGCACTGTCGTGCACATCAACGCTGGTGTGGCTGGTCTGGTTGCCTGTCTGGTGCTGGGCAAGCGTAAAGGCTTCCCGACCACTCCGATGGCTCCGCACAACCTGGGTTACACCCTGATCGGTGCTGCCATGCTGTGGATCGGCTGGTTCGGTTTCAACGCCGGTTCCGCTGCTGCTGCAAACGGCACTGCCGGTATGGCCATGCTGGTAACCCAGATCGCTACCGCGGCTGCTGCTCTGGGCTGGATGTTCGCCGAGTGGCTGACTCACGGCAAGCCAAGCGCCTTGGGTATCGCTTCGGGTGTGGTTGCCGGTCTGGTTGCCATCACTCCGGCTGCCGGTACAGCAGGCCCGATGGGTGCCCTGATCATCGGTCTGGCGTCTGGCGTGATCTGCTTCTTCTGCGCCACCAGCCTGAAACGCAAACTGGGCTACGATGACTCCCTGGATGCATTCGGTGTTCACGGTGTCGGCGGTATCGTCGGCGCGATCCTGACTGGCGTATTCGCTGCACCTGCACTGGGCGGCTTCGGCACTGTGACCGACATCGGTGCTCAAGTCTGGATTCAGTTCAAGGGCGTAGCCTTCACCGTCATCTACACCGCAATCGTGACCTACATCATCCTCAAGGTGCTGGACGTTGTCATCGGTCTGCGTGTGACCGACGAAGAAGAGTCCGTGGGTCTGGACCTTGCGCAACACAACGAGCGTGGCTACAACTTGTAA
- a CDS encoding secondary thiamine-phosphate synthase enzyme YjbQ — protein MWHQSRITLRARPRGFHLVTDEILAGLPELRGCRVGLLHLWLQHTSASLTVNENADPAVRRDFERFFSRLVPEGTDGYEHNDEGPDDLPAHFKASLLGCQLVLPVTAGRLALGTWQGVYLGEHREAGGARSVLATLQGEWT, from the coding sequence ATGTGGCATCAATCCAGAATTACCCTCCGGGCAAGGCCTCGCGGGTTTCATCTGGTAACGGACGAGATACTTGCAGGGTTGCCCGAGCTGCGTGGTTGTCGAGTCGGATTGCTGCATTTGTGGCTGCAACATACCTCGGCCTCGTTGACCGTCAACGAGAATGCCGACCCGGCGGTACGTCGTGATTTCGAGCGCTTTTTCAGCCGTCTGGTCCCAGAGGGTACTGACGGATATGAACATAACGACGAAGGTCCTGACGATTTGCCGGCGCATTTCAAGGCCAGTTTGTTAGGCTGCCAGTTGGTTTTACCGGTAACGGCTGGGCGATTGGCGTTGGGCACCTGGCAAGGTGTTTATCTGGGTGAGCATCGAGAGGCTGGCGGTGCTCGCAGTGTCCTTGCAACCCTTCAGGGTGAATGGACATGA
- the sutA gene encoding transcriptional regulator SutA, protein MSDDDNDNDDLVDDLEGEEDGEELAAAPEDDAADSDDGAEVSATPAKGKSKAAVSVDELPSVEAKNKERDALARAMEEFLARGGKVQEVEANVVADPPKKPDNKYGSRPI, encoded by the coding sequence ATGAGCGACGACGACAACGATAACGACGATCTGGTAGACGATCTGGAAGGTGAGGAAGACGGCGAGGAGCTTGCTGCTGCTCCTGAAGACGACGCTGCCGACTCTGATGATGGTGCTGAAGTCTCGGCTACACCTGCCAAGGGCAAGTCCAAGGCTGCAGTTTCGGTCGATGAGCTTCCCAGTGTAGAAGCCAAGAACAAAGAGCGAGATGCTCTGGCCCGTGCGATGGAAGAATTCCTCGCCCGTGGTGGCAAGGTGCAGGAAGTGGAGGCCAATGTGGTCGCCGATCCGCCCAAGAAGCCGGACAACAAATACGGTAGCCGCCCTATCTAA
- a CDS encoding HAD family hydrolase, producing the protein MIKLITFDLDDTLWDTAPAIASAETVLRNWLGEHAPLLGPLPIEHLWEIRSRLIEAEPTLKHRISALRRRVLFHALQDAGYDASQAQELADESFEVFLHARHQVQIFPQVQPTLEILAKTFTLGVITNGNADVRRLGLADYFAFALCAEDLGIGKPDPAPFLEALKRGNSDAVNAVHIGDHPSDDIEGAQRAGLRAIWYNPQGKAWEADRLPDAEINNLNQLPEILKRL; encoded by the coding sequence ATGATTAAACTCATTACCTTCGATCTCGATGACACCCTGTGGGACACGGCCCCGGCCATCGCCAGTGCCGAAACGGTACTGCGCAACTGGCTAGGCGAGCATGCGCCCCTGCTCGGACCATTGCCGATCGAACACCTGTGGGAAATCCGCTCACGCCTGATCGAAGCCGAACCGACCCTCAAGCACCGCATCAGCGCCCTGAGGCGCCGCGTGCTGTTTCATGCCTTGCAGGACGCAGGCTATGACGCTTCACAGGCACAGGAACTGGCTGACGAGAGTTTTGAAGTGTTCCTGCATGCCAGGCATCAGGTGCAGATATTCCCGCAAGTGCAGCCAACCCTGGAAATCCTCGCCAAGACCTTCACCCTGGGCGTCATCACCAACGGCAACGCTGATGTGCGCCGCCTGGGGCTGGCGGACTACTTCGCCTTCGCCCTGTGCGCCGAAGACCTGGGCATCGGCAAGCCCGATCCAGCACCGTTTCTGGAAGCGCTAAAGCGTGGCAATAGCGATGCCGTCAACGCCGTCCACATAGGCGATCACCCCAGCGACGACATCGAAGGCGCCCAGCGCGCCGGCCTGCGGGCCATCTGGTACAACCCGCAAGGCAAGGCCTGGGAAGCCGACAGGCTGCCCGATGCAGAGATCAACAACCTGAACCAGTTGCCCGAGATCCTGAAGCGACTGTAG
- the xerC gene encoding tyrosine recombinase XerC has product MEQHLDAYCTHLRSERQVSPHTLDAYRRDLNKVLEFSKKAGVSNWTDLDIQLLRSFTARQHQQGQSSRSLARMLSAVRGLYKYLCREGLCEHDPANGLAPPKGERRLPKTLDTDRTSQLLDGAVEDDFLAHRDQAIMELLYSSGLRLSELTSLNLDQLDLSDGLVQVLGKGSKTRVLPVGTKARQALETWLPLRALANPQDDAVFVSQQGRRLGPRAIQKRLKAAGERELGQNLHPHMLRHSFASHLLESSQDLRAVQELLGHADIKTTQIYTHLDFQHLASVYDSAHPRARRKGVADD; this is encoded by the coding sequence ATGGAACAGCATCTGGACGCCTACTGCACTCACCTGCGCAGTGAGCGTCAGGTGTCGCCTCATACGCTGGATGCCTATCGACGCGACCTGAACAAGGTGCTCGAATTCAGCAAGAAGGCGGGCGTTTCAAACTGGACAGACCTGGATATCCAGCTTCTGCGCAGCTTTACTGCCCGCCAGCACCAGCAAGGCCAGTCCTCACGCAGCCTGGCGCGCATGCTGTCGGCGGTGCGCGGACTCTACAAATACCTGTGTCGCGAAGGCCTGTGCGAGCATGACCCGGCCAATGGCCTGGCACCGCCCAAAGGCGAGCGGCGGCTGCCCAAGACCCTCGACACCGACCGCACTTCGCAACTTCTGGACGGCGCCGTCGAGGACGACTTCCTGGCCCATCGCGATCAGGCCATCATGGAGCTGCTGTATTCCTCAGGGCTGCGCCTGTCGGAGCTTACGAGCCTGAATCTGGATCAACTGGACCTGAGCGACGGGCTGGTCCAGGTACTCGGCAAAGGCAGCAAGACCCGCGTGCTTCCGGTGGGCACCAAGGCCCGTCAGGCCCTGGAAACCTGGCTGCCACTGCGCGCCCTGGCCAATCCGCAGGACGATGCGGTATTCGTCAGCCAGCAAGGCCGGCGACTGGGGCCAAGAGCGATCCAGAAACGGCTCAAGGCCGCCGGGGAACGCGAGCTGGGCCAAAACCTTCACCCGCACATGCTGCGCCACTCATTCGCGAGTCACCTGCTGGAGTCCTCCCAGGATCTGCGCGCCGTGCAGGAACTGCTTGGTCACGCCGACATCAAGACCACGCAAATCTATACCCACCTGGACTTCCAGCATCTGGCCAGCGTGTACGACAGCGCCCACCCCCGCGCCAGGCGCAAAGGAGTTGCCGATGATTAA
- a CDS encoding DUF484 family protein, translated as MTDQPPASTDNTSESPADSAVPNLEAEAVIAFLLKQPDFFAEHDELLVSMRIPHQRGDTVSLVERQLKLLRERNIEMRHRLSQLMDVARDNDRLFEKTRRLNLAMMDATSLDELIIAVEDSLRQEFKVPFVSLVLFSDNPMPVGRWVSSTDAQKAIGGLIGEKTVCGALREHELTFLFGDEQSKEVGSTAIVTLNHLGLHGVLAIGSRDPQHYKSSVGTLFLSYIADVLSRLLPRFTHSLRSVR; from the coding sequence ATGACCGATCAGCCTCCGGCTTCAACCGACAACACCAGCGAATCGCCTGCCGATAGCGCAGTGCCAAACCTTGAAGCAGAGGCGGTTATCGCTTTCCTGCTCAAACAACCGGATTTCTTCGCTGAACACGACGAGTTACTGGTGTCGATGCGTATCCCTCACCAGCGCGGCGATACCGTCTCGCTGGTCGAGCGTCAGCTCAAGCTGCTGCGTGAACGCAATATCGAAATGCGTCATCGACTCTCGCAGTTGATGGATGTGGCCCGCGACAACGACCGTTTGTTCGAGAAAACCCGACGCCTCAACCTCGCCATGATGGACGCCACCAGCCTGGATGAACTGATCATTGCGGTGGAAGACAGCCTGCGCCAGGAATTCAAGGTGCCCTTTGTCAGCCTGGTCCTGTTCAGCGACAACCCCATGCCCGTCGGCCGCTGGGTCAGCAGTACCGACGCACAGAAAGCCATTGGCGGCCTGATCGGCGAGAAAACTGTGTGCGGCGCCTTACGCGAGCATGAACTGACCTTCCTGTTCGGCGACGAACAAAGCAAGGAAGTGGGCTCCACCGCCATCGTGACCCTGAACCATCTGGGCCTGCACGGCGTACTTGCCATCGGCAGCCGCGATCCGCAGCACTATAAAAGCTCGGTCGGCACCCTGTTCCTCAGTTATATCGCCGACGTCCTGAGCCGCCTGCTGCCGCGCTTCACTCATTCGCTACGCTCGGTTCGCTAA
- the dapF gene encoding diaminopimelate epimerase encodes MLLRFTKMHGLGNDFMVLDLVSQHAHILPKHAKQWGDRHTGIGFDQLLIVEAPSNPDVDFRYRIFNSDGSEVEQCGNGARCFARFVLDKRLTAKRQIRVETKSGIIELDVRNDGQISVDMGPPRLAPQDIPFTAPAQALSYNVDVDGQNVELAAVSMGNPHAVLRVDDINGAPVHELGPKIEHHPRFPARVNVGFLHVIDRQRAQLRVWERGAGETQACGTGACAAAVAAISQGWMDSPLLIDLPGGRLSIEWAGPGHSVMMTGPAVRVYEGQVRL; translated from the coding sequence ATGCTGCTGCGTTTTACCAAGATGCATGGGTTGGGTAATGACTTCATGGTCCTGGACCTAGTGAGTCAGCACGCGCATATTTTGCCCAAGCACGCCAAACAATGGGGCGACCGGCATACCGGCATCGGTTTCGACCAGTTGCTGATCGTCGAAGCGCCCAGCAATCCGGACGTGGATTTCCGTTACCGGATTTTCAACTCCGACGGTTCCGAAGTGGAGCAGTGTGGCAACGGTGCCCGCTGCTTCGCCCGCTTCGTGCTGGACAAGCGCCTGACGGCCAAGCGCCAGATCCGGGTCGAAACCAAGAGCGGCATCATCGAGCTGGATGTGCGCAACGACGGGCAGATCAGCGTCGACATGGGTCCGCCACGCCTGGCCCCACAGGATATTCCGTTCACGGCCCCCGCTCAGGCACTGAGCTACAACGTCGATGTCGACGGCCAGAACGTCGAGCTGGCTGCGGTGTCCATGGGCAATCCCCATGCGGTCCTGCGGGTAGACGACATCAACGGCGCGCCGGTGCATGAACTGGGTCCGAAAATCGAGCATCACCCGCGCTTCCCGGCACGGGTCAATGTGGGCTTTCTTCACGTCATCGATCGCCAGCGCGCACAATTGCGCGTCTGGGAGCGCGGCGCAGGTGAAACCCAGGCCTGCGGCACCGGCGCATGTGCTGCAGCCGTAGCGGCCATCAGCCAGGGCTGGATGGATTCGCCTCTGTTGATCGATCTGCCCGGCGGACGCCTGTCCATCGAGTGGGCAGGTCCGGGGCATTCTGTGATGATGACAGGCCCGGCAGTACGGGTTTACGAAGGCCAAGTTCGTCTATGA
- the lysA gene encoding diaminopimelate decarboxylase, whose product MDAFNYRDGELFAEGVALSAIAERFGTPTYVYSRAHIEAQYRAYADALSGMPHLVCFAVKANSNLGVLNVLARLGAGFDIVSRGELERVLAAGGKADKIVFSGVGKTRDDMRRALEVGVHCFNVESTDELERLQVVAAELNVRAPISLRVNPDVDAGTHPYISTGLKENKFGIAIADAEDVYVRASQLPNLEVLGVDCHIGSQLTTLEPFIDALDRLLDLVDRLGDCGIHLRHIDLGGGLGVRYRDEEPPLAANYIKAVRERLAGRDLGLMFEPGRFIVANAGVLLTQVEYLKHTEHKDFAIVDAAMNDLIRPALYQAWMDVTAVRPRDGAARTYDIVGPICETGDFLAKSRELALAEGDLLAVHSAGAYGFVMSSNYNTRGRAAEVLVDGSQAFEVRRRETVTELFAGESLLPE is encoded by the coding sequence ATGGACGCCTTCAACTACCGCGACGGTGAGCTGTTCGCGGAAGGAGTAGCCCTGTCTGCCATTGCCGAGCGTTTCGGCACGCCGACCTATGTCTACTCCCGCGCTCATATCGAAGCGCAATACCGTGCCTACGCCGACGCCCTGAGCGGCATGCCTCATCTGGTGTGCTTCGCCGTAAAAGCCAACTCCAACCTGGGCGTACTCAATGTCCTGGCGCGTCTGGGCGCCGGTTTCGACATCGTGTCCCGTGGCGAACTGGAGCGTGTGCTGGCAGCCGGCGGCAAAGCCGACAAGATCGTATTCTCCGGCGTCGGCAAGACCCGAGACGACATGCGCCGCGCCCTTGAAGTCGGCGTGCATTGCTTCAACGTCGAGTCCACTGACGAACTCGAACGCCTTCAAGTCGTGGCGGCCGAGCTGAATGTCCGTGCGCCGATCTCCCTGCGCGTCAACCCGGACGTGGATGCAGGCACTCACCCGTACATTTCCACAGGCCTTAAAGAGAACAAGTTCGGCATCGCCATCGCGGATGCCGAAGACGTCTACGTTCGCGCCTCGCAGTTGCCGAACCTGGAAGTCCTGGGTGTCGACTGCCATATCGGCTCGCAACTGACGACCCTGGAACCCTTCATCGATGCACTGGATCGCCTGCTGGATCTGGTGGATCGTCTTGGCGATTGCGGCATTCACTTGCGTCATATCGATCTGGGTGGCGGCCTGGGCGTGCGTTATCGCGACGAAGAGCCACCATTGGCGGCCAACTACATCAAGGCCGTGCGCGAGCGCCTTGCCGGTCGCGACCTGGGGCTGATGTTCGAGCCGGGCCGCTTCATCGTGGCCAATGCCGGCGTGCTGCTGACTCAGGTCGAGTACCTCAAGCACACCGAGCACAAGGATTTCGCCATCGTCGATGCGGCCATGAACGACCTGATCCGTCCGGCGCTGTATCAGGCCTGGATGGATGTCACAGCCGTGCGCCCACGTGATGGCGCAGCACGCACTTATGACATCGTCGGCCCGATCTGCGAAACCGGTGATTTTCTGGCCAAGAGCCGCGAACTGGCTCTGGCTGAAGGCGATTTGCTGGCTGTTCACTCGGCCGGCGCCTATGGTTTTGTCATGAGTTCGAACTACAACACGCGCGGCCGTGCTGCCGAAGTGTTGGTCGATGGTTCACAAGCCTTTGAAGTGCGTCGTCGCGAAACCGTGACCGAGCTGTTCGCTGGCGAAAGCCTGCTGCCGGAGTAA
- the lptM gene encoding LPS translocon maturation chaperone LptM encodes MKRLISSLAALVAVACLVTACGQKGPLYLPDDTKSSDEQAKSQSHKHL; translated from the coding sequence ATGAAGCGCCTGATCTCTTCGCTTGCTGCGCTCGTCGCGGTCGCTTGTCTTGTCACTGCGTGCGGCCAGAAAGGCCCGCTCTACCTGCCCGATGACACCAAATCATCCGACGAACAAGCCAAATCGCAATCGCACAAGCATCTTTAA
- the cyaY gene encoding iron donor protein CyaY, whose amino-acid sequence MSLTEARFHDLVDATQQALEDIFDESDLDLDLENSAGVLTVKFENGTQLIFSRQEPLRQLWLAARSGGFHFDYDEETSRWVCDSSDELLSEMLVRITQEQAGVELDFDEI is encoded by the coding sequence ATGAGTTTGACCGAAGCCCGTTTTCACGATCTGGTGGATGCTACCCAGCAAGCGCTGGAAGACATTTTCGACGAGAGCGATCTGGATCTGGACCTTGAAAACTCTGCTGGCGTACTGACCGTAAAGTTCGAGAACGGCACCCAGCTCATCTTCAGCCGTCAGGAGCCGCTGCGTCAGCTCTGGCTGGCAGCGCGTTCGGGCGGCTTTCATTTTGACTACGACGAAGAAACCAGCCGCTGGGTATGCGACAGCAGCGACGAGTTGCTGAGCGAGATGCTGGTACGCATCACTCAGGAGCAGGCTGGCGTCGAACTGGATTTCGACGAGATCTGA
- a CDS encoding DUF1289 domain-containing protein produces MTDNTTPAPARPPKPLFSNVSPAVPSPCVSLCRLDEQKVCLGCFRHVEDIREWRSADDDRRRQIRRNADQRRALAQENRIAG; encoded by the coding sequence GTGACCGATAACACTACGCCCGCACCTGCCCGGCCACCCAAACCGTTGTTCAGCAACGTCAGCCCTGCCGTGCCTTCGCCCTGTGTCAGCCTGTGTCGGCTCGACGAGCAGAAAGTTTGTCTGGGCTGCTTTCGCCATGTGGAAGACATTCGCGAATGGCGCTCGGCTGATGATGATCGACGCCGTCAGATTCGCCGCAACGCCGACCAGCGCCGGGCGCTTGCCCAGGAAAACCGCATCGCGGGCTAA
- the rnk gene encoding nucleoside diphosphate kinase regulator, with protein MNTAPSIILTRLDVQRLERLIDSQTQSIPGIEALQAELDRAEQIVGHDEVPAGLVTMNSRVHCREESSGKDYHLKLVYPQDAGAEGTVSVLAPVGSALLGLQVGQHIDWPAPGGKTLKLTLLAVEYQPEAAGEYL; from the coding sequence ATGAACACCGCACCTTCCATTATCCTCACCCGGCTCGATGTCCAGCGTCTTGAGCGCCTTATCGACAGCCAGACGCAGTCCATCCCCGGCATCGAGGCCTTGCAGGCTGAGCTGGACCGGGCCGAACAGATCGTCGGTCACGATGAAGTGCCTGCCGGGCTGGTGACCATGAATTCACGTGTGCATTGCCGTGAAGAGAGCAGTGGCAAGGACTATCACCTCAAGCTTGTATACCCGCAGGACGCGGGCGCCGAAGGCACGGTTTCGGTACTGGCACCGGTAGGCTCCGCCCTGCTGGGCTTGCAGGTCGGCCAACACATAGACTGGCCCGCCCCGGGCGGCAAGACACTCAAGCTCACCCTGCTGGCGGTGGAATATCAGCCGGAGGCGGCGGGGGAATATTTGTAG
- a CDS encoding class I adenylate cyclase, with the protein MTRNTEIRPDLDEGIDRKVLSQLRNRFLTLNDGRYARAMEGLSTRQQSVLTLLPLCFHVNHPLLPGYVSSSTPAGVSHYEPDAQALTEAQRLTRSFSYKARHGNPPQPIHGLFLMGSLGTLAQAEQSDMDVWVCHDSDLAPEAIAELRKKCQALEIWAASMGAEAHFFLIDPQRFRTGDRDTQLSSDDCGTSQHYLLLDEFYRTAIWLAGRTPMWWLVPVYEEERYAEYTHTLLSKRFIRANEVLDLGPMTGIPPGEFIGAGLWQLFKGIESPYKSVLKLLLIEVYSSEHPNVQCLSLRFKQAVFANRLDLDELDPYMVVYQRIEEHLQARSESERLELVRRSLYLKVNKKLTGPARQRSNSWQRLLLERLTREWGWDERQLALLDSRSQWKVRQVAHERRSLVNELNYSYRFLVQFARTQNAPNAITARDVSVLGRRLYAAFERKAGKVEFINPGIAPDLAEDTLTLVNSPNKREPGKNQWALYNGNLGTHEWQNFSPIKRSRELLELLTWCHRNGVIDTSTRLALHPGPSDLSEFELFNLLGALQQTIPLPLSEVSDEYLLKPSVPNEILLLVNVGVDPLRHHRELNILMTTERTDSLSYAGVRENLVLTLDQITLNSWNETLVSRYDGPHALLDCMSELLSNLPEGEAQPRIRVRCFCHNRAPAIAQRVEELINTAQLLLARGLNHRYLIQVQQQYHVLKMTPGQVGHVVVNSLPGLFNYLGEESPLYSPLHLDPQALDDHDLALILPHGQPECIQVFYRVNEPDADLYVLDEHNALWHQRLPYHDEQSLLLPLQRFFHSLVYRRGASLPLDNPAEPVLLDMLYYQVLPSGAGRARRIEPHPAPTAADKPYYDVQAIIEETSPGQLNVTLYCDNSEFSELEHGDQLFAVVAQQILERRQESQRYRCYITDLDLSGLLDDGHGQSILFLRHKAELEKALNEEMEKSSK; encoded by the coding sequence ATGACGCGTAATACCGAAATTCGTCCCGACCTGGATGAGGGCATCGACCGCAAGGTGCTCAGCCAGTTACGTAACCGCTTCCTGACTCTCAATGACGGGCGGTATGCCCGTGCCATGGAAGGGCTTTCGACTCGCCAGCAAAGCGTGCTGACGCTGCTGCCGCTGTGCTTTCATGTCAATCACCCGCTGCTGCCCGGCTACGTTTCCAGCAGCACACCTGCTGGCGTCTCCCATTACGAACCTGACGCCCAGGCGCTGACAGAGGCTCAGCGGCTGACCCGCTCCTTTTCCTATAAGGCCCGCCACGGTAATCCGCCGCAGCCCATCCACGGTCTGTTCCTGATGGGTAGCCTTGGAACTCTGGCCCAGGCAGAGCAGAGCGATATGGATGTCTGGGTCTGCCACGACTCGGATCTGGCCCCGGAAGCCATCGCCGAGCTACGCAAAAAGTGCCAGGCGCTGGAGATCTGGGCGGCGTCCATGGGCGCAGAGGCGCATTTCTTTCTGATCGACCCGCAACGTTTCCGGACCGGGGATCGCGACACCCAGCTCAGTTCCGACGACTGCGGCACCAGCCAGCACTACCTGCTGCTGGATGAGTTCTACCGCACCGCCATCTGGCTCGCTGGCCGCACACCGATGTGGTGGCTGGTGCCGGTTTATGAAGAAGAACGCTACGCCGAGTACACCCACACGCTGCTGTCCAAACGCTTCATCCGCGCCAACGAAGTGCTCGACCTTGGCCCAATGACCGGCATTCCGCCCGGCGAATTCATCGGCGCAGGGCTCTGGCAACTGTTCAAAGGCATCGAGTCACCCTACAAGTCCGTCCTCAAACTGTTGCTGATCGAGGTCTACTCCAGCGAACACCCCAACGTTCAGTGCTTGAGCCTGCGATTCAAGCAGGCCGTATTCGCCAACAGGCTGGATCTGGACGAACTGGACCCTTACATGGTCGTGTACCAGCGGATCGAAGAGCACCTGCAGGCCCGCAGCGAATCGGAGCGCCTGGAGCTGGTACGTCGCAGCCTGTATCTGAAGGTCAACAAAAAGCTCACCGGCCCGGCCCGTCAGCGCAGCAATAGCTGGCAACGCCTGCTGCTGGAACGCCTGACCAGGGAATGGGGCTGGGATGAGCGTCAACTGGCGCTGCTGGACAGTCGCAGCCAGTGGAAAGTCCGGCAGGTAGCCCACGAGCGCCGCTCGCTGGTCAACGAACTGAATTACAGCTATCGCTTCCTGGTGCAGTTCGCCCGTACGCAAAACGCACCCAACGCCATCACGGCCCGTGACGTCAGCGTGCTGGGCCGGCGCTTGTATGCCGCCTTCGAGCGCAAGGCGGGCAAAGTCGAGTTCATCAACCCGGGTATCGCCCCCGATCTGGCTGAAGACACTCTGACCCTGGTGAACTCGCCCAACAAGCGCGAGCCGGGGAAAAACCAGTGGGCCTTGTACAACGGCAATCTGGGCACCCATGAATGGCAGAACTTCTCGCCCATCAAGCGAAGCCGCGAACTGCTTGAGCTGCTGACCTGGTGCCATCGCAACGGCGTGATCGACACGAGCACCCGACTGGCCTTGCATCCAGGCCCCAGCGACCTGAGCGAGTTCGAGCTGTTCAACCTGCTGGGCGCCCTGCAGCAGACGATCCCGCTGCCACTGAGCGAAGTCAGCGACGAATACCTGCTCAAACCCAGTGTGCCCAATGAGATATTGCTGCTGGTAAACGTGGGCGTCGATCCGCTCAGGCACCATCGCGAGCTGAATATCCTGATGACGACCGAGCGCACCGACTCGCTCAGTTATGCAGGCGTGCGGGAAAATCTGGTGCTGACGCTGGACCAGATCACTCTCAATAGCTGGAATGAAACACTGGTCAGCCGCTACGACGGCCCTCACGCCCTGCTCGACTGCATGAGCGAACTGCTCAGCAATCTGCCAGAAGGCGAGGCCCAGCCACGCATACGTGTGCGCTGCTTCTGCCATAACCGGGCGCCGGCCATTGCGCAGCGGGTCGAAGAGTTGATCAATACTGCGCAGTTGCTGCTCGCCAGAGGGCTGAACCACCGTTACCTGATTCAGGTGCAACAGCAGTATCACGTACTGAAAATGACACCAGGGCAAGTGGGTCATGTGGTGGTCAACAGCCTGCCGGGGCTGTTCAATTATCTGGGCGAGGAGTCGCCGCTCTACAGCCCGCTGCACCTGGACCCGCAAGCTCTGGACGACCACGACCTGGCGCTGATCCTGCCCCATGGGCAGCCGGAGTGCATTCAGGTGTTCTATCGGGTCAACGAGCCGGACGCCGACCTGTATGTGCTCGACGAACACAACGCACTCTGGCACCAGCGCTTGCCGTATCACGACGAACAGAGCCTGCTGCTACCCTTGCAGCGCTTCTTCCATTCACTGGTCTATCGACGCGGCGCATCGCTACCACTGGATAACCCGGCAGAACCTGTCCTGCTGGACATGCTGTATTACCAGGTATTGCCATCGGGCGCAGGCCGCGCCCGACGTATCGAACCCCACCCCGCGCCGACCGCTGCGGACAAGCCGTACTACGACGTGCAGGCGATTATCGAAGAAACCTCACCGGGCCAGTTGAACGTCACGCTGTATTGCGACAACAGCGAATTCTCGGAACTGGAACATGGCGACCAACTGTTTGCCGTGGTCGCCCAACAAATCCTCGAACGCCGCCAGGAATCGCAACGCTATCGCTGCTACATCACCGACCTGGACCTCTCCGGCCTGCTGGATGATGGCCACGGACAAAGCATCCTGTTTCTGCGCCACAAGGCAGAGCTGGAAAAGGCGTTGAATGAGGAAATGGAGAAGAGCAGTAAGTAA